One Candidatus Marinarcus aquaticus genomic window carries:
- a CDS encoding thioredoxin family protein gives MKIEVLGTGCTKCTTLEEAAKQAVVQIGGFHEVSKVEDIVEIMNYGVMSTPALVVDGVVKSSGKLLSVDEIVQLLKD, from the coding sequence ATGAAAATAGAAGTTTTAGGAACAGGATGTACAAAGTGCACAACCTTAGAAGAAGCCGCCAAACAAGCTGTAGTACAAATAGGAGGCTTTCATGAGGTTAGTAAAGTAGAAGATATAGTTGAAATCATGAATTATGGTGTGATGAGTACACCCGCATTGGTTGTTGATGGTGTCGTTAAAAGTAGTGGAAAACTTTTAAGCGTGGATGAGATTGTACAATTGCTTAAGGACTAA
- a CDS encoding arsenate reductase ArsC, producing the protein MKKVLVLCTGNSCRSIIAEALINAQLEGVQADSSGVRASGHVNSNAQKLLEQKGIWKEEYHSKTIDTVLDNAYDLVVTVCDHANETCPMFPKAVKVIHVGFEDPDGKGFDAFEQTYKEIEEVLLPAVVEALK; encoded by the coding sequence ATGAAAAAAGTATTGGTTTTATGTACAGGGAACAGTTGTCGAAGCATCATTGCAGAAGCTTTAATTAATGCCCAGTTAGAGGGAGTGCAGGCAGACTCTTCTGGAGTACGTGCAAGTGGACATGTGAATTCCAATGCGCAAAAACTGTTGGAACAAAAAGGCATCTGGAAAGAAGAATACCACTCAAAAACGATTGATACCGTGTTGGATAATGCTTATGATTTGGTTGTCACCGTGTGTGATCATGCCAATGAGACTTGTCCCATGTTCCCCAAAGCAGTTAAAGTGATTCATGTCGGTTTTGAAGACCCAGACGGAAAAGGATTTGATGCGTTTGAACAAACCTATAAAGAGATAGAAGAGGTGTTACTTCCAGCAGTGGTTGAGGCGTTAAAATAG
- the pyrC gene encoding dihydroorotase: protein MATSLTLNTPLDMHLHLRDEAMLKLVAPLTAQTFSGALVMPNLVPPVTTFEALKAYEQRILDAASYEDFKPYMTLFFQQYDKAFLEKVKEHIIGIKLYPAGITTNSETGVSSIDSETLRPTLEAMSDLGIPLCVHGETNGFVMDREKEFMPIYESLAQNFPKLKIIMEHITTKDAVELLDKYENLYATITVQHLLITLDDVAGGMLQPHLFCKPIAKRYEDRDALVKVALNAHPKVMFGSDSAPHPKHKKEACGCAAGVFTAPIALQILAGLFETHGKLDNLQAFISDNALNIYGITPPKKEITLVKEPFLVPENYSGEGEMVVPMYAGQTLSWSLA, encoded by the coding sequence GTGGCTACTTCGTTGACACTGAATACTCCTTTAGACATGCACCTTCATCTTCGTGATGAAGCGATGCTTAAATTGGTTGCTCCATTGACTGCTCAGACATTCAGCGGAGCGTTAGTAATGCCTAATCTTGTACCTCCTGTAACTACTTTTGAAGCATTAAAAGCGTATGAACAACGTATTTTGGATGCAGCTTCATATGAAGATTTTAAACCGTACATGACGCTTTTTTTCCAACAATATGACAAAGCTTTTTTAGAAAAAGTCAAAGAGCATATTATTGGAATTAAACTCTATCCTGCAGGAATTACAACCAACTCTGAAACCGGTGTTTCATCGATTGATTCTGAGACATTACGACCTACATTGGAGGCCATGAGTGATTTAGGAATTCCATTGTGTGTACATGGTGAAACCAATGGTTTTGTGATGGACAGAGAGAAAGAGTTTATGCCCATTTATGAAAGCTTGGCTCAAAACTTTCCAAAGCTTAAAATCATCATGGAGCACATCACTACAAAAGATGCTGTAGAGTTACTTGATAAGTATGAGAATCTTTATGCAACGATTACCGTTCAACACCTTCTAATTACTCTTGATGATGTTGCTGGTGGAATGTTGCAACCCCATCTTTTTTGTAAACCCATTGCAAAACGATATGAAGACCGAGATGCTTTAGTGAAAGTGGCACTCAATGCTCACCCTAAAGTGATGTTTGGAAGTGATTCTGCACCACACCCTAAACATAAAAAAGAGGCATGCGGATGCGCCGCTGGAGTTTTTACAGCACCTATCGCTTTACAGATACTTGCAGGGCTTTTTGAAACGCACGGTAAGTTAGATAATCTTCAAGCATTCATCAGTGATAATGCATTGAATATTTATGGCATAACACCACCTAAAAAAGAGATTACATTAGTAAAAGAGCCTTTTTTAGTACCAGAAAATTACAGTGGTGAAGGGGAAATGGTTGTTCCTATGTATGCAGGACAAACACTCTCTTGGAGTTTGGCTTAG
- a CDS encoding permease has product MFDWLVDVSAILVFEILGIGELTHFGKALHFFIYDTIKIFILLITIIYFVTFLRSYFPVEKIRDYLVGKHRFVGHIFAAFFGMLTPFCSCSAIPLFLGFLQARIPLGVTFSYLISAPLSDAVVIALLFSMFGWKITLLYIGFALLIAIISGLIIGTMKLEKEVLIEVKPINSCCNGSMEITILLQQRFKEAWEYTMDIFKKIYIYVIIGIGIGAFIHGYIPADFISKYAGGDVWYAPMVAVLMGIPMYSNAAGILPLVEVLTQKGMLLGTALSFMMAVVALSLPEAMILKRVLSMKLIGIFFGIVGCAILLVGFVFNMIL; this is encoded by the coding sequence ATGTTTGATTGGCTTGTTGATGTAAGTGCGATATTGGTCTTTGAGATATTGGGAATAGGAGAGTTAACTCACTTTGGGAAAGCGTTGCACTTTTTTATTTATGATACGATTAAGATTTTTATTCTTCTTATTACGATTATTTATTTCGTAACTTTTTTACGAAGTTATTTTCCTGTTGAGAAAATTCGTGATTATTTAGTGGGAAAACACAGGTTCGTAGGACACATCTTTGCTGCATTTTTTGGCATGCTGACGCCTTTTTGTTCATGCAGTGCCATTCCTTTATTTTTAGGTTTTTTACAAGCTCGAATTCCTTTGGGAGTCACTTTTTCATATCTTATTTCAGCGCCTTTAAGTGATGCCGTGGTGATTGCCTTATTGTTTTCAATGTTTGGTTGGAAAATTACTCTGCTTTATATTGGGTTTGCATTGCTCATAGCTATTATTTCAGGACTCATTATAGGAACGATGAAGTTAGAAAAAGAGGTTTTAATTGAAGTAAAACCCATAAACAGCTGTTGCAACGGTTCGATGGAAATAACTATATTGTTGCAACAACGATTCAAAGAGGCATGGGAATATACCATGGATATTTTTAAAAAAATCTATATTTATGTCATTATAGGTATTGGAATTGGGGCCTTTATTCATGGATATATTCCTGCAGATTTCATCAGTAAATATGCTGGAGGAGATGTATGGTATGCCCCAATGGTGGCGGTACTTATGGGAATTCCTATGTACTCTAATGCTGCAGGTATTTTACCTTTGGTTGAAGTGCTTACGCAAAAAGGGATGCTTTTAGGAACGGCACTGAGTTTCATGATGGCAGTCGTGGCACTGAGCCTTCCTGAAGCAATGATTTTAAAACGTGTTTTAAGTATGAAACTTATAGGTATATTTTTTGGAATTGTAGGGTGTGCCATTTTATTGGTGGGATTTGTATTTAATATGATTTTATAA
- a CDS encoding manganese efflux pump MntP family protein, whose product MELILIAIALAMDSVAVSIASGSKYRTIDFLTTLKIALFFGFFQGLMPLIGYFLGSMFAKFVDSFDHYLAFAILIFLGYRMIKEAMEEDFEEEVSDLRNKTLFFLAIATSIDALAIGITFSFDDTPIWYAVSLIAGITFILCIIAVYIGKMLGGFLEDKAEFLGGAILIVLAFKILLEGIGVLG is encoded by the coding sequence ATGGAACTTATATTAATTGCGATTGCATTGGCCATGGACAGTGTGGCTGTATCGATTGCCAGTGGGAGCAAATATCGGACAATTGATTTTTTAACCACACTGAAAATTGCACTCTTTTTTGGCTTTTTTCAAGGGTTGATGCCCTTAATTGGATACTTTTTAGGAAGCATGTTTGCGAAATTTGTGGACAGTTTTGACCACTACTTGGCATTTGCAATACTAATTTTCTTGGGGTATCGAATGATTAAAGAGGCCATGGAAGAGGATTTTGAAGAGGAAGTCAGTGATTTAAGAAACAAAACACTCTTTTTTTTAGCCATCGCTACAAGTATTGATGCTTTGGCCATTGGGATCACCTTCTCTTTTGATGACACCCCAATTTGGTATGCTGTTTCACTTATTGCTGGGATTACTTTTATTTTATGTATTATTGCTGTTTATATTGGAAAGATGTTGGGTGGATTTTTAGAAGATAAAGCAGAGTTTTTAGGTGGAGCCATATTGATTGTACTGGCATTTAAAATTTTATTGGAAGGAATAGGAGTTTTAGGATGA
- a CDS encoding HD domain-containing protein — MTDLNIQVEDLIEKKANDFEISKVFKTHLKAYLNSIDTQFDENGGKEFFVQHTKKIDRFLITLYKYMLRKYFGSYLPMGSSIPITLIALGSYGREQLCLYSDIDLMVLFEDIPGYNLKPMIQEFITFAWDCGLKLGSRVHELLDVSSCVQEDITIKTSILESRMIYGSKHLWYGYQSVLKQIRRTNQKAFVLEKLEEHKQRLLKYPLKMEPNIKDGYGGMREANMLFWIANILYGVDDVKSLSGQLFSDEEYKRYRMGLEFIFQARSILHTISKKKLDQVNFDVMPELSLKMGFSNTPRLTKERQCVSKLFNALHAIHFFTTVMVEKLTRKMHLEPHRLSALKKSRFSKNLYVIDNTLYTSFNNRPKELKAFLNELLSLPECIEKFDRAYIYYASKTQLPKKQTHEHKTLIKQLLFQPTLYPIIKLLYNSSLFQAIIPTTKKIINQPQFDGYHQQPVDIHSINTLKFVEDIQDLFVRNIYDNLTLHQQSMAKLAALFHDVGKGRQTDHHISGEKLFKNMARAYGFSKQETSLIARLIRYHNLMSKVATNEDIYSQKVILAFTANMKTKLALDMLYVVTYADISAVGKHIYNSATATLLKELYLQSLPAFDNEELLNESARRVAKINSIKKLPAYKELSAIMKKKISYIASNQIFLQLKASDILDLAIRAKTVEDYTYKIINDETLTIRIIRAIPLNLGYLLGKLEFLNIVNMRIFKLFDEKKCFEVIFSEKLDEGDLLFIEEIIQNSFDMTKNTRHIIPQIKKSEIEIDCNHTQQLASMKVKTKDQKGLLAYIAKVFDDFNIEIESAKIYTSRGKARDLFLIEKNGNFCANADEIVDLICNHTPNNH, encoded by the coding sequence ATGACAGATTTGAATATCCAAGTTGAAGACTTGATTGAAAAAAAAGCAAATGACTTTGAGATATCAAAAGTATTTAAAACACACCTTAAAGCGTATTTAAACTCCATAGATACACAGTTTGATGAAAACGGTGGCAAAGAATTTTTTGTACAACACACCAAAAAAATTGACCGTTTTCTTATAACCCTCTATAAATACATGTTGCGAAAATATTTTGGCTCTTATTTGCCAATGGGAAGTTCTATTCCGATTACACTGATTGCTCTTGGAAGTTATGGACGAGAACAACTCTGTTTATACTCGGACATTGATTTGATGGTTCTGTTTGAAGATATTCCAGGATACAACCTGAAACCCATGATTCAAGAGTTCATCACATTTGCTTGGGATTGTGGACTGAAACTGGGTTCACGAGTACATGAGTTGCTTGATGTTTCCAGTTGTGTACAAGAAGACATCACCATTAAAACCTCTATTTTAGAATCACGTATGATTTACGGTTCGAAACATTTGTGGTATGGTTACCAAAGTGTTTTAAAACAGATTCGACGAACCAATCAAAAAGCCTTTGTTTTAGAAAAACTGGAAGAGCACAAACAACGTCTTTTAAAATACCCTCTTAAAATGGAACCCAACATCAAAGATGGTTATGGAGGCATGAGAGAAGCCAACATGCTTTTTTGGATTGCCAATATTTTGTATGGGGTCGATGATGTTAAATCCTTAAGCGGACAACTTTTCAGTGATGAAGAGTATAAACGATATCGAATGGGATTGGAGTTCATCTTCCAAGCTCGAAGTATTTTGCACACCATCTCTAAGAAAAAACTCGATCAAGTCAACTTTGATGTAATGCCAGAGCTCAGTTTAAAAATGGGGTTCAGTAATACACCCCGTCTGACAAAAGAGAGACAGTGTGTTTCAAAACTCTTTAATGCCTTGCATGCCATTCATTTTTTTACAACGGTGATGGTTGAAAAACTCACACGAAAAATGCATTTAGAACCTCATCGATTAAGTGCTTTAAAAAAGTCCAGATTTTCAAAAAACCTTTATGTGATTGATAACACACTGTATACCTCTTTTAACAACCGTCCCAAAGAACTCAAAGCGTTTCTCAATGAGTTATTAAGTCTGCCTGAATGCATTGAGAAGTTCGACCGTGCATACATCTATTATGCAAGTAAAACACAACTTCCTAAAAAACAGACTCATGAACACAAAACATTGATTAAACAGTTGCTGTTTCAACCAACACTCTATCCTATCATTAAACTTTTGTACAACAGCAGTCTGTTTCAAGCCATTATCCCTACCACTAAAAAAATTATCAATCAACCGCAATTTGATGGTTATCATCAACAACCCGTTGACATTCATTCGATTAACACCTTAAAGTTTGTCGAAGATATTCAAGACCTTTTTGTTAGAAATATCTATGATAACTTAACACTTCATCAACAATCCATGGCTAAACTGGCGGCACTCTTTCATGATGTAGGCAAAGGTCGACAAACAGACCATCACATTTCAGGAGAAAAGCTCTTTAAAAATATGGCCAGAGCCTATGGCTTTTCAAAACAAGAGACCTCCTTGATTGCACGACTCATTCGATACCACAACCTGATGAGTAAAGTCGCCACCAATGAAGACATCTATTCACAAAAAGTCATTTTGGCTTTTACAGCGAATATGAAAACGAAACTGGCCTTAGACATGCTCTATGTGGTAACCTATGCCGATATTTCAGCAGTGGGAAAACATATCTATAACAGTGCCACAGCCACACTTTTAAAAGAGCTCTATTTACAAAGTTTGCCGGCATTTGACAATGAAGAGTTGCTCAATGAAAGCGCTCGTAGAGTGGCTAAAATCAACAGTATTAAAAAACTGCCTGCATATAAAGAACTCTCAGCGATTATGAAGAAAAAAATCAGCTACATTGCTTCAAACCAAATTTTTTTACAACTTAAAGCCAGTGACATTTTAGATTTGGCCATTCGAGCAAAAACAGTCGAAGACTACACCTATAAAATCATCAATGATGAGACTCTGACCATACGAATTATTCGAGCCATTCCTTTAAACTTAGGATACCTACTTGGGAAACTGGAGTTTTTAAATATTGTCAATATGCGTATATTTAAACTCTTTGATGAGAAGAAGTGTTTTGAAGTTATTTTCAGTGAAAAACTCGATGAAGGAGATTTACTCTTTATTGAAGAGATTATTCAAAACTCATTTGATATGACCAAAAATACACGTCATATCATTCCCCAAATTAAAAAAAGTGAAATAGAGATTGATTGCAATCATACACAACAATTGGCCTCAATGAAAGTAAAAACAAAAGACCAAAAAGGACTTTTAGCCTATATTGCAAAAGTTTTTGATGACTTTAATATTGAAATAGAGAGTGCCAAAATCTACACCAGTCGTGGCAAAGCACGTGATCTATTTTTAATTGAAAAAAATGGAAACTTTTGTGCTAATGCTGATGAAATTGTCGATTTAATTTGTAACCACACTCCAAACAACCATTAA
- a CDS encoding ammonium transporter — translation MDLTEVNYVIDTFFTLFAMTLIIFMVPGFAMLEAGLVRTKNVSTVLMVNTMIYAVASLGFLLIGYSIAFGDFGSDSMSAWAAFLFQMAFVGKVVNIMSGGVSERARVLPLALFTVIMGSVLYPIIVNWTWGANMLEGTMLELSMYDLAGSTVIHSTGGWALLAAILIIGSRKGRYPKEGGVRVIPASNVPLVTLGAFLLWIGWFGFNGGSVGSIASKESADAVALTIMNTNTAGLAGAIVVGLLMYVQYRKLDITMILNGALGGLVAITAGPDLYTIYQPIIIGAIGGALVVFAVPLFDKLRIDDPVGALSVHLVNGIWGTLAVGIFASNGDNITLLGQLKGVIVVGVFAFVVSFVILFIINKLFALRAANDEEMQGLDVEECGLEAYPEFKRAF, via the coding sequence ATGGATTTAACAGAAGTGAATTATGTCATTGATACTTTTTTTACGCTATTTGCGATGACACTCATTATTTTTATGGTGCCAGGCTTTGCAATGCTTGAAGCAGGATTGGTTCGAACAAAAAATGTTTCAACAGTATTGATGGTCAATACCATGATTTATGCAGTAGCATCATTGGGGTTTTTACTCATTGGGTACTCCATTGCATTTGGAGATTTTGGAAGTGACAGCATGAGTGCTTGGGCAGCCTTTCTATTTCAAATGGCATTTGTAGGAAAAGTTGTGAATATCATGAGTGGTGGTGTGAGTGAACGTGCAAGAGTGCTTCCATTGGCACTATTTACAGTGATTATGGGAAGTGTGTTGTACCCAATCATTGTGAACTGGACATGGGGAGCAAATATGCTTGAAGGAACCATGCTTGAATTGAGTATGTACGATTTGGCTGGATCTACAGTTATTCACAGTACTGGTGGTTGGGCACTGTTGGCTGCCATTTTAATCATTGGTTCAAGAAAAGGGCGTTATCCAAAAGAGGGTGGAGTTCGTGTTATTCCTGCATCAAATGTGCCATTAGTAACGTTAGGAGCGTTTCTTTTATGGATTGGATGGTTTGGATTCAATGGCGGAAGTGTAGGTTCAATTGCTTCTAAAGAGAGTGCCGATGCAGTAGCGTTGACAATTATGAATACCAATACAGCTGGACTTGCTGGAGCAATTGTGGTGGGTCTTTTAATGTATGTACAATACAGAAAACTGGATATTACAATGATTCTAAATGGGGCCTTAGGTGGTTTGGTTGCAATTACAGCAGGACCTGATTTGTATACGATTTATCAACCAATTATTATTGGTGCGATTGGTGGGGCATTGGTTGTATTTGCTGTACCACTGTTTGATAAGTTAAGAATCGATGATCCTGTGGGTGCACTTTCTGTTCATTTGGTCAATGGTATTTGGGGAACACTTGCCGTGGGAATTTTTGCAAGTAATGGTGATAATATTACACTTTTAGGTCAGTTAAAAGGTGTGATTGTTGTAGGTGTGTTTGCATTTGTGGTATCATTTGTTATCTTGTTTATTATTAATAAACTTTTTGCATTAAGAGCGGCTAATGATGAAGAGATGCAAGGACTTGATGTAGAAGAGTGTGGTTTAGAAGCGTATCCTGAGTTTAAACGCGCATTCTAA
- a CDS encoding YnfA family protein codes for MIINLGLFFLAAFFEIFGCFAFWLYFRLEKTPWWVALGVISLMLFAYVLTKIDVEHAGRVYAIYGGIYIVASLIWLILVEKESFNRWDIIGASVAILGAFIIFAGNAKV; via the coding sequence ATGATAATTAATTTGGGTTTATTTTTCTTAGCCGCTTTTTTTGAGATTTTTGGTTGTTTTGCTTTTTGGTTGTATTTTAGGCTTGAAAAAACACCGTGGTGGGTAGCTTTAGGGGTCATTTCATTAATGCTTTTTGCCTATGTATTAACCAAAATTGATGTAGAACATGCTGGGAGAGTTTATGCCATTTACGGAGGTATTTATATCGTAGCTTCGCTTATATGGTTGATATTGGTTGAAAAAGAGAGTTTTAATCGTTGGGATATTATAGGGGCGAGTGTCGCAATACTGGGAGCATTTATCATTTTTGCAGGCAATGCAAAAGTATAA
- a CDS encoding ammonium transporter — MENFTDVGFILNGFLFVVSGILVMWMAAGFAMLEAGLTRSKNNATVLTKNIALFAISCVMYYFVGYQLMYGEGGAFMGSFAIMDMTTGADASYPAASDFFFQVMFVATAASVISGTIAERMKLWPFLIFVVVLSGVIYPLQGHWTWGGSELGGIIAGFSDFAGSTIVHSVGGWAALAGVLILGARKGKYSKDGQVKPIPGSNLTLATLGTFILWMGWFGFNGGSQLALGSKADIEGIALVVADTNMAAAAGAIAAAILTQIIYKKVDLTFVLNGALAGLVSCTAGPDLGMMVAFIEGIVGGILVVLAVPFFDKLRIDDPVGALSVHLVAGIWGTIAVGIFNPDVTILAQIKGIVVIGVFVFVASFIVWKILDLIVGLRVDEETEVTGLDIHETGLECYPEFKKA, encoded by the coding sequence ATGGAAAATTTTACTGATGTAGGATTTATTCTTAACGGATTTCTGTTTGTAGTATCAGGAATTTTAGTTATGTGGATGGCGGCTGGGTTCGCTATGTTAGAAGCGGGATTAACCCGAAGTAAAAATAACGCAACGGTTTTAACTAAGAACATTGCATTATTTGCAATCTCTTGTGTAATGTATTACTTTGTTGGTTATCAACTTATGTATGGTGAAGGTGGAGCTTTCATGGGAAGCTTTGCAATCATGGATATGACAACAGGTGCAGATGCATCTTATCCTGCAGCTTCAGACTTCTTCTTCCAAGTAATGTTCGTAGCAACTGCAGCTTCAGTTATTTCTGGAACAATTGCAGAGAGAATGAAATTGTGGCCATTCTTAATCTTCGTTGTTGTATTAAGTGGTGTTATTTACCCATTACAAGGTCACTGGACATGGGGTGGATCTGAATTAGGTGGAATCATTGCTGGTTTCTCTGACTTTGCAGGGTCAACAATTGTTCACTCTGTTGGAGGATGGGCTGCGTTAGCAGGTGTTCTTATCTTAGGTGCTAGAAAAGGTAAATATAGTAAAGATGGTCAAGTAAAACCAATTCCTGGTTCAAATTTAACGCTTGCTACATTGGGTACATTCATCTTATGGATGGGATGGTTTGGATTCAATGGTGGATCACAACTGGCTTTAGGTTCAAAAGCAGACATCGAAGGTATTGCGTTAGTTGTTGCTGATACAAACATGGCAGCAGCAGCAGGTGCGATTGCAGCAGCAATTTTAACTCAAATTATTTATAAAAAAGTGGATTTAACATTTGTTTTAAATGGTGCTTTAGCAGGTCTTGTTTCTTGTACAGCGGGTCCAGACTTAGGTATGATGGTTGCGTTTATTGAAGGTATCGTTGGTGGTATCCTTGTAGTATTAGCCGTACCATTCTTTGACAAATTAAGAATTGATGATCCTGTTGGTGCACTTTCTGTTCACTTAGTTGCAGGTATCTGGGGAACAATTGCAGTGGGTATTTTTAATCCAGATGTTACAATTTTAGCTCAAATTAAAGGTATTGTTGTAATCGGTGTGTTTGTATTCGTAGCATCATTCATCGTATGGAAAATCCTTGACTTAATTGTTGGATTAAGAGTTGATGAAGAGACTGAAGTAACTGGTTTAGATATTCATGAAACTGGTTTAGAGTGTTATCCTGAGTTCAAAAAAGCGTAA
- a CDS encoding Fis family transcriptional regulator: protein MQQFIAVSPASKEILNSATLLKTLGVHALISGSIGTGKKTLASYITPEAKIYNANELQRDIADKVMHISHESIIVECIEDITNIELFLKWVEENDIRVIATSLKDDLNNRLKDFFSITLFIPNLESRKEDIKPLANKFSAEAMQILGAEKKPEKLIINTSQNAISLRKSIYFSYLFESIGENEIMMLMEKFMLDNMEGENSYRDFLYLFEAPLLRASQKKYKSQLQMSKHLGLNRITLRKKLEMHKELL from the coding sequence ATGCAACAATTCATAGCGGTATCTCCCGCTTCAAAAGAGATTCTCAACTCAGCAACCCTTTTAAAAACACTGGGTGTTCATGCCTTGATTTCAGGTTCCATAGGTACAGGTAAAAAAACCCTTGCTTCATATATTACTCCTGAAGCAAAAATCTATAACGCCAATGAACTTCAAAGAGACATTGCAGATAAAGTAATGCACATCAGCCATGAATCAATCATTGTAGAGTGTATTGAAGATATCACCAACATTGAGCTCTTTTTAAAATGGGTCGAAGAGAATGACATTCGTGTCATTGCCACCTCACTTAAAGATGATTTGAACAACAGACTCAAAGATTTTTTCAGTATTACACTGTTTATTCCCAATTTAGAGAGCCGTAAAGAGGACATCAAACCTTTAGCCAATAAGTTCTCTGCAGAAGCCATGCAGATTTTAGGGGCAGAAAAAAAACCTGAAAAACTCATTATCAACACCTCCCAAAATGCAATCAGCTTACGAAAATCCATTTACTTTTCGTATCTGTTTGAAAGCATTGGTGAAAATGAAATCATGATGTTGATGGAGAAGTTTATGCTTGATAATATGGAAGGGGAAAACTCTTATAGAGACTTCCTTTACCTTTTTGAAGCACCGCTGCTTCGTGCAAGTCAAAAGAAATACAAAAGTCAATTGCAGATGTCAAAACATCTGGGATTAAACCGAATCACCCTTCGAAAAAAGTTGGAAATGCATAAAGAGCTATTGTAA
- a CDS encoding P-II family nitrogen regulator, with product MKKIEAIIKPFKLEDVKDALTEAGITGMTVSDVKGYGRQQGHSELYRGAEYVVDFLPKIKLELIVDERSVDETIRIITDAARTGKIGDGKIFVTSVQKVVRIRTGEEDEEAI from the coding sequence TTGAAAAAGATTGAAGCAATTATCAAACCATTTAAACTTGAAGACGTAAAGGATGCTTTAACGGAAGCAGGTATTACGGGTATGACCGTTTCAGACGTAAAGGGTTATGGACGACAACAAGGTCACTCTGAGCTTTACAGAGGAGCAGAGTATGTGGTTGATTTCTTACCAAAAATCAAACTTGAATTGATTGTAGATGAAAGAAGTGTGGATGAAACCATTCGAATTATCACTGATGCTGCTCGAACAGGAAAAATTGGTGATGGTAAAATTTTCGTTACATCCGTACAAAAAGTGGTACGTATTAGAACGGGTGAAGAAGATGAGGAAGCAATTTAG
- a CDS encoding P-II family nitrogen regulator encodes MKKIEAVIKPFKLEDVKEALVESGVTGMTVTDVKGYGRQQGHSELYRGAEYIVDFLAKIRIELIVNDDEVDKTIATIVEAAKTGKIGDGKIFVTDVENVVRIRTGETGSEAV; translated from the coding sequence ATGAAAAAGATTGAAGCAGTAATTAAACCATTTAAACTTGAAGATGTAAAAGAAGCTTTAGTTGAAAGTGGTGTTACAGGTATGACTGTAACTGACGTTAAAGGTTACGGAAGACAACAAGGTCACTCAGAGCTTTACAGAGGTGCTGAATATATTGTTGATTTTTTAGCAAAAATCAGAATTGAACTGATTGTTAATGATGATGAAGTAGATAAAACAATTGCAACCATTGTGGAAGCTGCTAAAACGGGGAAAATCGGTGACGGTAAAATCTTTGTTACGGATGTAGAAAACGTTGTTCGAATCAGAACAGGTGAAACTGGAAGCGAAGCGGTATAA